Part of the Anopheles coluzzii chromosome 3, AcolN3, whole genome shotgun sequence genome is shown below.
CTTGGAACTGGGTAAGAAACAACAATTAAAATATCAGCTTAAGAAATACACTTCTCGGCGCCACATGATTTGCGAAGTACGGAAAATCTTATTACCTTTTTCAGCTTGTCCCGCTCTACCTCCGGATCAGTGGTCATAGAAATGCGTAACGACTCACGGAACATCATATCGCGAGCCTTTCGCTCGGCGCGTATTCTCTTTGGCAGTGCTCGCCGTTCGATCGTCTGTCGTTTCAACAGTTCCTCTTCTTTCCGGGTGATCATGCTGTGACGAAcgcaataaaaatataaaattactTCCCATTTTAATATTTCCCACGCTATTTGCACATACCGTTTGATTTGATCTAATTCCTTCTCGTGCCGAATAATCATTTGATGCCGTTGCATGAAACAAATGTCCTTCACATGACGCTTCGCCAGTTGATGCTTATCGTGGATATGTTTTTCCTCCAGCTCCCACAGCATCGCTTCCCGGGTTCTCATCGCCTAGTAAACGTAATATAAGCAATCAGCACAAATTCAACGCTAAACTCCACACTGTGATATTaccgtttgcttttgctgcagATAACCCTTGTCGGTAGCGGACAGCTTTTCGCGGTAGATTTCACTAATCCGCCGCAGAGCAAGTTCGTGATTTTCCGATAGCGACGATAGAAACGACTTTTCACGCTCCTCGTGTTCGAACTCCATCTGCGTTTTCCGCTTacggaattcatcttttcgtttttccttCGGCAGTAGATCCACCTCCTGCTTTAACAATCGTATCTCCTGTTTCAAGCTGTCTCGGAACTATagacacaaaacaaacgtaaAAGAATGAGAATGAACGTTTGGAAAACGTCTGTATCACATTCATAGATCTACTTACTAGTTTCAGGTCTCGCTCCTGTTCGGCTCGGATCTTTTTAGACGTGTTGCGCAATTCcgcttcctgctgctgttcaAACTTCTCCACCGTCTGCCGGTGCTGACGGGCTAGCACGTCCATGTCGGCCTCGAACGTACGCTCTAGCTGTAGCCGTTCCTGCTCGAACTTCTTCTCCTGCTGCTCTTTGGCGATCGCTTCTTTACCCTGCAGGTCATAGAACTGTTTCTTCTCCTGCTTCTGCAGCATCTTGAGCTCGCGCAGCTCCTGCTTGCGGAACAGATGATCGTCGTACAGCTTGTTGTTATCCTCATCGCTGTAGATCACCTTGCTGGTTGTGGTCGTTACTTGTACCCCATCGATCTCAAATTTGCGCGTTCGTTTtcgcgttttctttttcagatTTTGTAGGTGCAATTCCTCCTTGCTAATATTGCGGTTAGCTTTCTGCCGAATGCCGGCCGTACCGTTGCCACCGGCTGCGGCTGCTCCtgttccagcagcagcggccacaccaccagcagcaccgggAGTTCCCGCCGTGGCTGTTGCCGGAGCATTGCCACCGGCACTGCTACTGACCAAGGTCGATGATCCGGAGGAAGTCGCCCCAGCTGCCAAGACAGGTACCTTATCGTCGTCGAGGTCTAGTGAGGGCATTGGCTTTCGTCGGAGTGTTACTTCCTCTTCCAGCTCTACCGATGCATGCTCGCGACTATCGTGACTAGTGGTGGTTGCAATGCTTTCCGCATCGCTTCGATCGTACAGATGATGCTTCGCTGATACTGCTAATGGAGTCGTTCCACTGCTACCCGTCCGCTGATGATGATTACCACCGATCACCATGCCACCAGCGGCACTACCATGCTGCTGATGGTTCTGATGAATAGGCGTACTGGCGGAACGTACCGAACCACCGCCTTCGAGCGAACCGACGCTACTGTCTGGTGAAATCCGAGACTTTTCTATCTTGCGCTTATTCACAATGATACTGACATCCTCACGACTCTGATGGAATTCACTGCCACCATTATATCTATTGCCATTGATAATTCCTCCACCACTAGCACCACCTTTACCCGTTTGGCTTGGCAGCGAAATCGAGGAACCGGATGGCGATCGTTGCtgtggatgctgctgctgctgatgggatGGCTGCTGCCGCCCGCCGACCACAATATCCACCTTTACGTCATCACTCGATTCGCTCGGACCACAGCTAACGTTGGACAAATCACTGGTGGAGTCGTGGTGATAATGATGCGGTGACGACGCATGCGGATTGTTGATCAGCTGCGGATGATGTTGCGAGGAGTCCTTCACCTTGATCTCCTCCTCGCCAACCGTCACCACCGATACATGACTAGTGTCCAGCAACaacttgctgctgttgtttagTAGATTGTGTCCGCTAGCGTTGAACACTTCTCCATCGCCGTACGCATCCACATCCCGATCGGGTGAGCTAGCGTTTGTATCATCCACGAGAAGCACTTCGCGGCGATCATCATATCCCGAGCTGACGATAAGCACCTCGCTTTCGTCCAGCTTTCGTGCAATCGCTCGCCCACCTGCGACCGACTGTGAAGGTGTTCGAATAGGATGGTGCCGCGGTGAAACGTTCTCTAGACTGTCCAGCGACTGAAAGTCGTCATCGGTTGACGATTCGTTAACGTGCGTTTTGTTTAGCTCATTCGACACGATAACCACCTCATCGTGGGCTCCGGTACCCGGGGGAGATATGACACGCGAACGCCGTAGCTGAGACGAACCGAACGACTTCGTCGAGGATGCAGACGATGAAGTACCAGAAGAGGCTGCTGCAGCCGCTGCCGGTGGCAATGGAATTGAATTATCAATTATCACCGGTGGGTGGCTCGTGACAACCGTCACCTGCGCCACGTTGCTTGCCAAACTGTTGGAAGGATCGGACAGCACAGCCGCATCGTTGATGGTGATGGATGTCGTtgaggaggatgaggaggtATTCATCAAGGTGGCATGATGAGGCAACTGATTGCGTACTGTTGAGGGCGTTGAGGTGGTGGTAATCATTTTCACTCCCTCGTCAACTCCTCCCTCCTCTACCAGGGATGAAGGCGGATGCACCGCCCTCGGAATGGCAACATTATTAGTACTAGACATAGCGAAGGCTTGATTTGTCTTCGGCGACGAAGGATGCTCGTGAACATTTATCGTCGGCTTTGCACCCGGCGGCGTCGATGCCTTGGGGCTCTCTTTATCGGACGGTGGCGTCGGTGCATGTTCCTTGCGGGGAGACTTCGTCTGCTCTTCAATCACACCACTGCTTCCCATTCGCATTAGTGCCGGAGGCGGTGGTGGCATTGTACCGTCTAGTGCCTTTGCATCCGGTCGATCGAGAGCCTTTGCTGGCGGTTCACCAGCCGGCGGTGTCTGTGGCGTTTCTGGTGGCGTTGGCGGCACGACATCCTTTGCCACGGAACCACCGAATGTGAGCTTCGCCGAAGTTTGTCGTCCCGTGGGAGAAGTTGGCGTTTGCGGTGGCGGAGGTGCAGGTCCTTTCTTGACGGCGGCAGTGCTGAATGTTCCACCTGCAGCCGCGATTTTTCTCTGCTCATTGCCTCCACCCGGTGTTTCTGCATGTAGCTCTCCCGTGGATGGTTGTTCAGGGACAATTTCTTTAGCCACGGGTAACACCGGCGTGGGAACGTTAACCGCTCCCCCACTGATGTTCGATGAGGAGGACGATGTTTTGATGGTTGTTTCTTGTGTGCCCTCTGCACTGACCGGCGAAGCAACGACCGGCGGTGGCGCGGGTGAAGGCGCTGGTTGGGATTTTTTCATTTCCGTTTTTGTATCTACACTAGGCGGCGGTGCCTCCAGCGGTGCCGCGCCTGCTGAACCTGGCGCTCCGACAGTAGTCGGCGCCGGCCCAATCTTCGATTTGCTGGGATCATCTTCGGTGGTGGGAACGGGAGTAGACTCTTTCGAATCTCTGGATGATTTCGAAAGGGACGTGGGTGTATCTGGAACTGATGCGGGAAACGGAGAATGACATACAACTGTAAGTATCGTGCATCCAGGAAGGTTTTGATATGTTTTTAACTTACGCTTATCAGTTTCTTGACTCTGTAGGGAAGAAGAATCATCATCCAAGTCGAGCGGAAGAGCAGAATTGCGGGGTTCCTGAGGagtgaaaaaattaaagaataaattaatataC
Proteins encoded:
- the LOC120958155 gene encoding STE20-like serine/threonine-protein kinase isoform X1, with protein sequence MSFLNNLKKVFHLGSGEAKKKRIFNNIRMDTDPADFWDMIGELGDGAFGKVYKAQNRETKQLAAAKMCTLEDEENLSDHMVEIDILSEIKHPNIVGLYEAYSIDDKLWMLIEYCDGGALDSIMVELEKPLTEAQIAYVCKHMCAGLNHLHKNKVIHRDLKAGNVLLTMDGGVKLADFGVSAKNKHTMQKHDTFIGTPYWMAPELVLCETFRDNPYDFKVDIWSLGITLIEFAQMEPPNSEMSPMRVLLKIQKSEPPKLDQPSKWSKHFNDFLARALVKDPQQRPSTEVLMGLSFISGNLDSKPIKDLLLEYKADVVEEELVDEEAEKAKRQAKRRSLYQREPRNSALPLDLDDDSSSLQSQETDKLPDTPTSLSKSSRDSKESTPVPTTEDDPSKSKIGPAPTTVGAPGSAGAAPLEAPPPSVDTKTEMKKSQPAPSPAPPPVVASPVSAEGTQETTIKTSSSSSNISGGAVNVPTPVLPVAKEIVPEQPSTGELHAETPGGGNEQRKIAAAGGTFSTAAVKKGPAPPPPQTPTSPTGRQTSAKLTFGGSVAKDVVPPTPPETPQTPPAGEPPAKALDRPDAKALDGTMPPPPPALMRMGSSGVIEEQTKSPRKEHAPTPPSDKESPKASTPPGAKPTINVHEHPSSPKTNQAFAMSSTNNVAIPRAVHPPSSLVEEGGVDEGVKMITTTSTPSTVRNQLPHHATLMNTSSSSSTTSITINDAAVLSDPSNSLASNVAQVTVVTSHPPVIIDNSIPLPPAAAAAASSGTSSSASSTKSFGSSQLRRSRVISPPGTGAHDEVVIVSNELNKTHVNESSTDDDFQSLDSLENVSPRHHPIRTPSQSVAGGRAIARKLDESEVLIVSSGYDDRREVLLVDDTNASSPDRDVDAYGDGEVFNASGHNLLNNSSKLLLDTSHVSVVTVGEEEIKVKDSSQHHPQLINNPHASSPHHYHHDSTSDLSNVSCGPSESSDDVKVDIVVGGRQQPSHQQQQHPQQRSPSGSSISLPSQTGKGGASGGGIINGNRYNGGSEFHQSREDVSIIVNKRKIEKSRISPDSSVGSLEGGGSVRSASTPIHQNHQQHGSAAGGMVIGGNHHQRTGSSGTTPLAVSAKHHLYDRSDAESIATTTSHDSREHASVELEEEVTLRRKPMPSLDLDDDKVPVLAAGATSSGSSTLVSSSAGGNAPATATAGTPGAAGGVAAAAGTGAAAAGGNGTAGIRQKANRNISKEELHLQNLKKKTRKRTRKFEIDGVQVTTTTSKVIYSDEDNNKLYDDHLFRKQELRELKMLQKQEKKQFYDLQGKEAIAKEQQEKKFEQERLQLERTFEADMDVLARQHRQTVEKFEQQQEAELRNTSKKIRAEQERDLKLFRDSLKQEIRLLKQEVDLLPKEKRKDEFRKRKTQMEFEHEEREKSFLSSLSENHELALRRISEIYREKLSATDKGYLQQKQTAMRTREAMLWELEEKHIHDKHQLAKRHVKDICFMQRHQMIIRHEKELDQIKRMITRKEEELLKRQTIERRALPKRIRAERKARDMMFRESLRISMTTDPEVERDKLKKFQEQEKKRYNQEQLRFETKHSKQLEELRATSEGSIRELEQLQNEKRKQLLEHETAKLRECDEALQKELREWKAQLMPRKQAIEKHLSRMVDEYEDRWGPVDRREFDGDFTVPPELRNRTNSLNTLSLRLLNITRSRTFLTLPTMANGGVAGGGGGGYGGGGSSSNRNSIHSSVPDLSRSMPNTPNSGHKLSLASSYDSVLEENEGENQPPTMVTGRGGDDARGYGNNQYQSAIKYIHTNDPVVANNVHVRRKSEDMLSGKSRSTRIPIKSFLFSNTPVRSGRNEYGSSSSSAYYGGGGGEYGVSRGTPSGGPLSYYSDSKDRVVSIRVNNQATNRKPANMFDGITNRSNIPQSHQSASGGTMPRRTSAGWGPSRLGDNTFTTASDANINRLTTFSSARGGLPLPVANGTGGRNSTPSGLKLSPSTPVLLAPTKDDDTVV
- the LOC120958155 gene encoding STE20-like serine/threonine-protein kinase isoform X2, whose product is MSFLNNLKKVFHLGSGEAKKKRIFNNIRMDTDPADFWDMIGELGDGAFGKVYKAQNRETKQLAAAKMCTLEDEENLSDHMVEIDILSEIKHPNIVGLYEAYSIDDKLWMLIEYCDGGALDSIMVELEKPLTEAQIAYVCKHMCAGLNHLHKNKVIHRDLKAGNVLLTMDGGVKLADFGVSAKNKHTMQKHDTFIGTPYWMAPELVLCETFRDNPYDFKVDIWSLGITLIEFAQMEPPNSEMSPMRVLLKIQKSEPPKLDQPSKWSKHFNDFLARALVKDPQQRPSTEVLMGLSFISGNLDSKPIKDLLLEYKADVVEEELVDEEAEEPRNSALPLDLDDDSSSLQSQETDKLPDTPTSLSKSSRDSKESTPVPTTEDDPSKSKIGPAPTTVGAPGSAGAAPLEAPPPSVDTKTEMKKSQPAPSPAPPPVVASPVSAEGTQETTIKTSSSSSNISGGAVNVPTPVLPVAKEIVPEQPSTGELHAETPGGGNEQRKIAAAGGTFSTAAVKKGPAPPPPQTPTSPTGRQTSAKLTFGGSVAKDVVPPTPPETPQTPPAGEPPAKALDRPDAKALDGTMPPPPPALMRMGSSGVIEEQTKSPRKEHAPTPPSDKESPKASTPPGAKPTINVHEHPSSPKTNQAFAMSSTNNVAIPRAVHPPSSLVEEGGVDEGVKMITTTSTPSTVRNQLPHHATLMNTSSSSSTTSITINDAAVLSDPSNSLASNVAQVTVVTSHPPVIIDNSIPLPPAAAAAASSGTSSSASSTKSFGSSQLRRSRVISPPGTGAHDEVVIVSNELNKTHVNESSTDDDFQSLDSLENVSPRHHPIRTPSQSVAGGRAIARKLDESEVLIVSSGYDDRREVLLVDDTNASSPDRDVDAYGDGEVFNASGHNLLNNSSKLLLDTSHVSVVTVGEEEIKVKDSSQHHPQLINNPHASSPHHYHHDSTSDLSNVSCGPSESSDDVKVDIVVGGRQQPSHQQQQHPQQRSPSGSSISLPSQTGKGGASGGGIINGNRYNGGSEFHQSREDVSIIVNKRKIEKSRISPDSSVGSLEGGGSVRSASTPIHQNHQQHGSAAGGMVIGGNHHQRTGSSGTTPLAVSAKHHLYDRSDAESIATTTSHDSREHASVELEEEVTLRRKPMPSLDLDDDKVPVLAAGATSSGSSTLVSSSAGGNAPATATAGTPGAAGGVAAAAGTGAAAAGGNGTAGIRQKANRNISKEELHLQNLKKKTRKRTRKFEIDGVQVTTTTSKVIYSDEDNNKLYDDHLFRKQELRELKMLQKQEKKQFYDLQGKEAIAKEQQEKKFEQERLQLERTFEADMDVLARQHRQTVEKFEQQQEAELRNTSKKIRAEQERDLKLFRDSLKQEIRLLKQEVDLLPKEKRKDEFRKRKTQMEFEHEEREKSFLSSLSENHELALRRISEIYREKLSATDKGYLQQKQTAMRTREAMLWELEEKHIHDKHQLAKRHVKDICFMQRHQMIIRHEKELDQIKRMITRKEEELLKRQTIERRALPKRIRAERKARDMMFRESLRISMTTDPEVERDKLKKFQEQEKKRYNQEQLRFETKHSKQLEELRATSEGSIRELEQLQNEKRKQLLEHETAKLRECDEALQKELREWKAQLMPRKQAIEKHLSRMVDEYEDRWGPVDRREFDGDFTVPPELRNRTNSLNTLSLRLLNITRSRTFLTLPTMANGGVAGGGGGGYGGGGSSSNRNSIHSSVPDLSRSMPNTPNSGHKLSLASSYDSVLEENEGENQPPTMVTGRGGDDARGYGNNQYQSAIKYIHTNDPVVANNVHVRRKSEDMLSGKSRSTRIPIKSFLFSNTPVRSGRNEYGSSSSSAYYGGGGGEYGVSRGTPSGGPLSYYSDSKDRVVSIRVNNQATNRKPANMFDGITNRSNIPQSHQSASGGTMPRRTSAGWGPSRLGDNTFTTASDANINRLTTFSSARGGLPLPVANGTGGRNSTPSGLKLSPSTPVLLAPTKDDDTVV
- the LOC120958155 gene encoding serine/threonine-protein kinase 10 isoform X3 gives rise to the protein MSFLNNLKKVFHLGSGEAKKKRIFNNIRMDTDPADFWDMIGELGDGAFGKVYKAQNRETKQLAAAKMCTLEDEENLSDHMVEIDILSEIKHPNIVGLYEAYSIDDKLWMLIEYCDGGALDSIMVELEKPLTEAQIAYVCKHMCAGLNHLHKNKVIHRDLKAGNVLLTMDGGVKLADFGVSAKNKHTMQKHDTFIGTPYWMAPELVLCETFRDNPYDFKVDIWSLGITLIEFAQMEPPNSEMSPMRVLLKIQKSEPPKLDQPSKWSKHFNDFLARALVKDPQQRPSTEVLMGLSFISGNLDSKPIKDLLLEYKADVVEEELVDEEAEKAKRQAKRRSLYQREPRNSALPLDLDDDSSSLQSQETDKLPDTPTSLSKSSRDSKESTPVPTTEDDPSKSKIGPAPTTVGAPGSAGAAPLEAPPPSVDTKTEMKKSQPAPSPAPPPVVASPVSAEGTQETTIKTSSSSSNISGGAVNVPTPVLPVAKEIVPEQPSTGELHAETPGGGNEQRKIAAAGGTFSTAAVKKGPAPPPPQTPTSPTGRQTSAKLTFGGSVAKDVVPPTPPETPQTPPAGEPPAKALDRPDAKALDGTMPPPPPALMRMGSSGVIEEQTKSPRKEHAPTPPSDKESPKASTPPGAKPTINVHEHPSSPKTNQAFAMSSTNNVAIPRAVHPPSSLVEEGGVDEGVKMITTTSTPSTVRNQLPHHATLMNTSSSSSTTSITINDAAVLSDPSNSLASNVAQVTVVTSHPPVIIDNSIPLPPAAAAAASSGTSSSASSTKSFGSSQLRRSRVISPPGTGAHDEVVIVSNELNKTHVNESSTDDDFQSLDSLENVSPRHHPIRTPSQSVAGGRAIARKLDESEVLIVSSGYDDRREVLLVDDTNASSPDRDVDAYGDGEVFNASGHNLLNNSSKLLLDTSHVSVVTVGEEEIKVKDSSQHHPQLINNPHASSPHHYHHDSTSDLSNVSCGPSESSDDVKVDIVVGGRQQPSHQQQQHPQQRSPSGSSISLPSQTGKGGASGGGIINGNRYNGGSEFHQSREDVSIIVNKRKIEKSRISPDSSVGSLEGGGSVRSASTPIHQNHQQHGSAAGGMVIGGNHHQRTGSSGTTPLAVSAKHHLYDRSDAESIATTTSHDSREHASVELEEEVTLRRKPMPSLDLDDDKVPVLAAGATSSGSSTLVSSSAGGNAPATATAGTPGAAGGVAAAAGTGAAAAGGNGTAGIRQKANRNISKEELHLQNLKKKTRKRTRKFEIDGVQVTTTTSKVIYSDEDNNKLYDDHLFRKQELRELKMLQKQEKKQFYDLQGKEAIAKEQQEKKFEQERLQLERTFEADMDVLARQHRQTVEKFEQQQEAELRNTSKKIRAEQERDLKLFRDSLKQEIRLLKQEVDLLPKEKRKDEFRKRKTQMEFEHEEREKSFLSSLSENHELALRRISEIYREKLSATDKGYLQQKQTAMRTREAMLWELEEKHIHDKHQLAKRHVKDICFMQRHQMIIRHEKELDQIKRMITRKEEELLKRQTIERRALPKRIRAERKARDMMFRESLRISMTTDPEVERDKLKKFQEQEKKRYNQEQLRFETKHSKQLEELRATSEGSIRELEQLQNEKRKQLLEHETAKLRECDEALQKELREWKAQLMPRKQRLEETFAQQLEEMEQLYGNSLVPMPPQSPQSHDPHHPHVHHHHLLQVGGSTRSSISSYSDGLGA
- the LOC120958155 gene encoding serine/threonine-protein kinase 10 isoform X4, producing MSFLNNLKKVFHLGSGEAKKKRIFNNIRMDTDPADFWDMIGELGDGAFGKVYKAQNRETKQLAAAKMCTLEDEENLSDHMVEIDILSEIKHPNIVGLYEAYSIDDKLWMLIEYCDGGALDSIMVELEKPLTEAQIAYVCKHMCAGLNHLHKNKVIHRDLKAGNVLLTMDGGVKLADFGVSAKNKHTMQKHDTFIGTPYWMAPELVLCETFRDNPYDFKVDIWSLGITLIEFAQMEPPNSEMSPMRVLLKIQKSEPPKLDQPSKWSKHFNDFLARALVKDPQQRPSTEVLMGLSFISGNLDSKPIKDLLLEYKADVVEEELVDEEAEEPRNSALPLDLDDDSSSLQSQETDKLPDTPTSLSKSSRDSKESTPVPTTEDDPSKSKIGPAPTTVGAPGSAGAAPLEAPPPSVDTKTEMKKSQPAPSPAPPPVVASPVSAEGTQETTIKTSSSSSNISGGAVNVPTPVLPVAKEIVPEQPSTGELHAETPGGGNEQRKIAAAGGTFSTAAVKKGPAPPPPQTPTSPTGRQTSAKLTFGGSVAKDVVPPTPPETPQTPPAGEPPAKALDRPDAKALDGTMPPPPPALMRMGSSGVIEEQTKSPRKEHAPTPPSDKESPKASTPPGAKPTINVHEHPSSPKTNQAFAMSSTNNVAIPRAVHPPSSLVEEGGVDEGVKMITTTSTPSTVRNQLPHHATLMNTSSSSSTTSITINDAAVLSDPSNSLASNVAQVTVVTSHPPVIIDNSIPLPPAAAAAASSGTSSSASSTKSFGSSQLRRSRVISPPGTGAHDEVVIVSNELNKTHVNESSTDDDFQSLDSLENVSPRHHPIRTPSQSVAGGRAIARKLDESEVLIVSSGYDDRREVLLVDDTNASSPDRDVDAYGDGEVFNASGHNLLNNSSKLLLDTSHVSVVTVGEEEIKVKDSSQHHPQLINNPHASSPHHYHHDSTSDLSNVSCGPSESSDDVKVDIVVGGRQQPSHQQQQHPQQRSPSGSSISLPSQTGKGGASGGGIINGNRYNGGSEFHQSREDVSIIVNKRKIEKSRISPDSSVGSLEGGGSVRSASTPIHQNHQQHGSAAGGMVIGGNHHQRTGSSGTTPLAVSAKHHLYDRSDAESIATTTSHDSREHASVELEEEVTLRRKPMPSLDLDDDKVPVLAAGATSSGSSTLVSSSAGGNAPATATAGTPGAAGGVAAAAGTGAAAAGGNGTAGIRQKANRNISKEELHLQNLKKKTRKRTRKFEIDGVQVTTTTSKVIYSDEDNNKLYDDHLFRKQELRELKMLQKQEKKQFYDLQGKEAIAKEQQEKKFEQERLQLERTFEADMDVLARQHRQTVEKFEQQQEAELRNTSKKIRAEQERDLKLFRDSLKQEIRLLKQEVDLLPKEKRKDEFRKRKTQMEFEHEEREKSFLSSLSENHELALRRISEIYREKLSATDKGYLQQKQTAMRTREAMLWELEEKHIHDKHQLAKRHVKDICFMQRHQMIIRHEKELDQIKRMITRKEEELLKRQTIERRALPKRIRAERKARDMMFRESLRISMTTDPEVERDKLKKFQEQEKKRYNQEQLRFETKHSKQLEELRATSEGSIRELEQLQNEKRKQLLEHETAKLRECDEALQKELREWKAQLMPRKQRLEETFAQQLEEMEQLYGNSLVPMPPQSPQSHDPHHPHVHHHHLLQVGGSTRSSISSYSDGLGA